The DNA region ATCGAAAGGTAATTCGAGCCCACTAAACACTGATCGCTGGGCTACCAAAATTTCGGTAGCACATAAATTCCATGTCGCTAAtcggaaattaataaatgtcaGCGGTTCGAAGGGGACTCCCCTTGGACCCCAGCTTCCGCGCTTCGTTTTGAACCTCTTTCtccgtttttttttggatgtCTGTTAATTGGTATTATTTTCCctttgtttttgcattttcttAAGCCCTCTACTCTGCAGAGTTTTAACTCTTTGATTGGGTGTCGTCTGCGTTCAGTTTGGCGTGAAATGTCCGAGGGAATTACTTGAGCCGTTGTCACAATTGATGAACGAGCAGTAAATTGTGGCATGTGGTTGTGGCTTTCGGCCGTTGGATCGAGTTTCAGCTGAAGGATTTTGGCGTCCAAAATGCTAATGACACATTGGGATAACATCTAAGAGAAGACGGAGTGAGTCAGTGGACTTTAAAAGACTTTAAGGGAACAGATTAATATAGCCTTAGATTTAACCTTCAATATCCAGTAACTGAAATTTAAATAGTTATACTAAAGTTCCCTAAATAAAAACATGTTATATAATTTAAGCTAAAGCCCacaaaatcattttttatatGTGATAACCCACTGATTGtatttgttaataataataatatgtaGAGTAgtatttagttttgtataCCTAACTATAATCTATTATAAAATTCATTGGAATTTtagtttatatatatttaaaaattccctaTAAATAGCATCAACACAAAGTAGAAGTTAGAGTTATATGATTTATACAAACAGTTCATACTAACGTTCAATGTACTATTCTTTTCTATGGTCAGATTCAAAGAAAAAGGTAAGGAATTTCTCAAGGAActtaataaaatgttaaaggttattaaaaataaaatattatatttaaccTGCAATATCTAACTAGATAAACATTAATatctttaattaaattcctaAAAAAACAACAGATTTATAATACTTAATCTAAAACTCAAAAaatcttttgaaaaataagATAATCCactaatataaattatattcctgTGGTAATACGTATGCCAGCTTTAGTTTTGTTAGCTTTACTATAACTTTTTACAACCAAATGAATTGAAAATTTACTTTGTATATATATCGAGACTCCCTATAAATAGCTTTAAAGTAAAAGCAAAAGTCAGAGCTATATGCCCTTTATAATAACGTCTCAGTAATATACCATTTAATTTCTAAGCACAAAGGACTTAAGCAAACTCCGCTGAAACTCTTTAACAACCCCATAAagcacaaaataaataaagaatttcGGGGGactttaaagaaataaagggGGAAATCGGGCATTACGGGCCAAATCGATTATTGATTTCTTTTTGGCCGTTTGCCGGAGCAGCCTAGTTTGCTGGAAAAGTGGGGAGAAAAAAAGAGCCGAGAGTAAAAGCCACGCAAAACAAACACAGCGAAACAAGGGAAAAGTGGAAAAGGGGGGGAAATGGGGAAAAGGAAAGCGAATGCCGACCGGCGAGCGCCAATGAAGGGCGAAATTGGTTTGGTTTTTGCATGTGAATTTCATACGAAAATCAACAAGTTGCCATTGGGTTCGATGAATGGAAAAGGGGGAGTGGGTGGGTTGGTTGGGGTGTACTTTGGGTTTGGGGTTGGGGAACTTGAACTCTGGGCCAGGGCAAAAGAAAAAGCTTCAGCAGACGGCAGGCAGACGCTCGACTTGCTGCCAAGGCCCACACGCACGCACACTTTGGCCAAAACCACCTCCTTTGCcagctgtgtgtgtgtgtgtgtgtgtgctgggGAAAACGTGAAAAAATCGCTATTCGGAGGTTTTTGTGCCTCGCAAGGAAATTCAACTCCAAACCGAAACCAAACTGCtggaaaaaacaattttcctTCAACTTTTTTTGCCGCTCCTCCttggtttttgttgctttttgtCTCCTGCCGAAAGGGGGGCGGTGTTCGGTGGGTGGTGGCTGGTGGTTCGTGGCCTTTGCCACACGGCAGACTATTGCCATATAATTCCTTGATTCTGCTGCGGCCTTGTCCTAGTCCCACATTTCTGTCTGGCACAATCGAAGGACCCTCCCATTGTGAATGTATGTTTGTGTGCCCCAGCTTGTAGGCATTTTTCGTTTCCGAATATTTTCCCAAGCAACAAGCGGCACTCCGCTGAGCGATTCGTTTTCCCACCTCTTCGCTGAAGGAGACGCAAATTGTTTGCCTCTCAACGTGAATTACGACGCTCGATTCGTCATCAATCAATCAAAACGCATCCCATTCCATCGCGATCCGAGTGCTCATACGCCCTGTGGCCCCGACATCGGGGGCACTtatcgtcatcatcatcgtcgttGGTAACAAAGTTGGATTCTCCTCCCCTCAATCTTGTGTATTCCATCAGAAGGGAACCCACTTTCCTTTAGAAGGCTGCTGCCTTGCGGTTTATTCATTTGATCTTGAGCAATAAAGAAGATAGCACTGCCTTGCGTTAGGAACTCAAAAATGTTACTTTGCTTTCCTCAATCGCTTTAAGtggtaattaaataaatactatTAACTACGTATTTATACCTTTTATTTAAGCCAGGTCaattgtattttgtattttgatcGTACAACTTGCTTATAGATTAAGTATGTACCAGCGAGGAACGGATCTCCACTGGAACTTCAGTCAATCGATCAATCAATCGAGGTCTAGGCTATGTATATATCGTTTGTTTATTAAGACGGCGTGTATGCAATGCACACAAGCGGGAAAATCCGGAACAGCCATCCGGAACTAGTCAACGGCGTCCAGCTGGCCGTTGTTCAACCCGTAACTCTCCTCCGGCTTGGCGGTTTCCACCTGGTTGATGGTGCCGGCGGGACGGGCAGTTTCGGGTTCCTCCTCGTCGCCGCCACCGATGTTGCTCACGTTGTCGGGAGCAGTATCCTGGACGGAGCCACTGGCTCTGGCAGAGCCCAGTCCCCCGGAGAAGGAGGCCAGATTGACGGAGTCGCCGTTGCCATGGCCGTCCTCGCTGCCATCGTACCAGGTGAGACGCtcctcgtagaacttgatgACCTTCTGGGGGTAGCGAATATTGGCCAGCTTGGCGGACACTAGGTCCGCGTGGTCGCAGCCCTTCCACTTCATCAGGAACATGAGTTGGCCGGACGCATCGGTGGCGCCCAGAATCTTCAATGGCTCCAGACCGCGCTCAAAGCCAGTCAGATTCTTGCGCTCTTTGGGGACCGGGATGGAGTCGGTTGTGGAGGGAATGCACACAGTGGCCTCCTTATTGGTGATCTTCAGCGACTCCTCGTAGTTGGCTATAAGGTGAGGGCAGTCGAGATGGTCCACCGGCTCCCACGTGTTCTCGCTGCGAGGATAACCCTTCCACTTCAGGTAGTACTCCTTGCGCCCGTTCACCATCCGCTTACCCTCGACGCGTTCGACTGAGTACTCGTCCATTGTTTTTCGTTTACTTGTCGTTTAACTGCGTATTTTAGTTAAATTCTGGTCGTACCAACAAAATTAAGTTAAACGTGTTTAAGGCTTTGAAGAAGAAGAGCTAAAGATAGAGAGATAGAGCTAGAGATGCGCAACGCCGGCTGCTAACTATCGATAACAGAACTGAACGCTGTCATCTCGAAAATTATGAAAGCTACAAGTATGGGATAAAGCTATGCAGATTCTAGAAATTTCTGTTTTACCAAAGTGCCAATCCCACTCGTACGCCTATAAaacgcccaaatctgtggctcctttagtttttatacccgttactcgtagagtaaaagggtatactagattcgtcggaaagtatgtaacaggcagaaggaagcgttttcgaccccataaagtatatatattcttgatcgggatcactagccgagtcgatctagccatgtccgtctgtccgtctgtccgtctgtccgtctgtctgtccgtccggatgaacgctgagatcttggaaactataagagctaggctattgagattaggcgtgcagattcctgagcttcttacgcagcgcaagtttgtttcagcagagtgccacgcccactctaacgcccacaaaccgcccaaaactgaggctcctacagttttcatgctagaataaaaattttaattgaaatgtattgttctcatcaatacctatcgattgacccaaaaaaaagtatgccacgcccacttgaacgcccacaaaccgcccacaaacttcaaaaaatcgtaaatatgaacgcagatatctcggaaaatatcaaagatagagaaatgggaattcagatttagattccgtaggcttgagcgcagcgcaagtttgtcacgcgaatatgccacgcccactctaacgcccacaaaccgcccaagcctgtggcgcccacaatattcatgctagataaaaaattttaactgaaatgtattggtcttgtcaatacctatcgattgatccaaaaaaaactttgcaacgcccactctaacgcccacaacgcttaaatctgtctaccgccggtaggtggcgcatttcaacctcgctttgctgcatatctccattttcctttggtcattttagctgagtaacgggtatctgatagtcgaggtactcgactatagcgttcttccttgttttttatcaaATTATCACTAATGTTCTCGTCATAACCTATAAGATTAggacttaaaatatattttacttcaTTCCGCTTAAAATAGAGTCATTAGTTCATAAGTAATGATTTTACACCCTTAAAAGTAACGTTACAGACAGTTAACAAGAGGGATAAGTGTAAAATGTTAATATGTAAGGTAGGTAAAATGTAAgaagtatatttattatgaAGTTGGTAAACTGATTAACGGATATCTTCAAGTTGAGGCCATCGTCTATTATCGTGttctcttgtttttaattatgtttaaaattattttaaagtttattattattgttattgcgATTATCACCACTTTATCTTGGCTTATTTTCACTTATTGAAGTTTGTTCATTTTAATATTGGGATTATTGccaatatatatacatattcaCCATGAGCTGAAGTCTAAAGCTCAGAGCTAAATAATCTATATAAATAACTAAGCAAATAAGACTTATGTAGCGTTCCATATGGAAcgcaaactttaaaaaaagtacACTTATTGTCCTGAAAAGACAGAGTTATCCACATAATACCAAAGGGTTACATTCTTTTCTCACGCTTCTCGACTTAATTTCAACCTTATCTACATTTAATTCGGGCATTCCAACCATCACCCCCTATAATACTCAATTACAACTGGGTAGACAGCTTACAGGGACCGCCTTGTGAATTATGACActtcaattttattaattgccAATAAATCAGGGGCCATAGGGTATCTAAAAATGAAGAAATCGTTGCCGACACGATGCCATGGGACTGAGAACAAAAGCCACCGACAATCATTCAGCTTGCAAATTGGCCAGCATTGAAACAGACAGGCTAAAGCTGCAAGCGAATTGGAACAAGGCTCAATGCCCGTCCTGACAGATCTTCCATCAAACGTGCTCTCACGTCAAACGTCAAATGGAGGAGGCCTTGGTCCAGACGGACATGGACGGATAGATGGACGGATGACGGGGCGATATGGATGGGGATCTAGATGGGTATGGGTATGTGCATGTGGATGGATGGAGTCGGGGCGTCGGGGAAAAGTGTTGTGAGTTATGACGGGGACGTGCGCAAGTTGATCCATCAAACTGTTCAAATCCGATGCCAGTGCACTCGATTTCATGCATTGAACGATGACTGCGACGAGGACGCCGACGTCACCGGTCATGACGGATGGCTGTGACTGTGGCCGACACGGCATCGGATTCCGATTCGGGCTCGGAATGACGGACAAGGAGACTCGGGGACTCGGAGACGGCCAAGGAGACCTTGGCCATGTCCAACTCTAGACATGACGAATGTCTCACGCTGCGGATAATTTGATTTGTCGATGCAAACGCAAATCCACCAACAAGGcgcataaataatatttatatactttttttttcctcGCAAATGTGGCAGGCTACAGAGCGGCTCTATCATGGTGGGAAATCGAACATTGGGGCCACTTGCAAGGACTTAGGCGGAGGCCATGGGAACTTTTTTTGAGGATCCCATGGTTGTTAAAGCTCATATGTTATGCCATTAAAGACAAGCTATTTAAGTAGGAGGATAATTTATTGTGGAAATTTTCAACGGACTTCATGTTTAAGATGTAATTATAAAAGTTGTTTACTGTTTagttgtttacattttttgtaatactacgaaattttaaagaaaagcCATTCTAGAATCAAGatatataatgtttaaaatataaaaccgCCTTTTTGATAAGCTTATAGCTTAACGATTATAAAATAGAtaaacttattattattatataccaaatatttattatatttatatttattattttagttcaaatttaaacctatacatttatttttcaaggTTTTTCAAAAGGGAACTACTGAATTATATTTTACCAAAAAATCCTACTTTAAAAACTTTCTTTAGTTTGTATATTAGCAGAAAAGGGATGGGGATATATTAATTGAGTACtagaaaataatgaaatataaaATTGGTCAGGCCATTGGCACACCGTTATGTATTTATCCGTAAAACTTGGTGCCCAATAATTGTATTGGTTTGAAGACATAAAAAAGTTAGTTTTCTGTTTAAC from Drosophila subpulchrella strain 33 F10 #4 breed RU33 chromosome 2L, RU_Dsub_v1.1 Primary Assembly, whole genome shotgun sequence includes:
- the LOC119547033 gene encoding chromobox protein homolog 3-like; translated protein: MDEYSVERVEGKRMVNGRKEYYLKWKGYPRSENTWEPVDHLDCPHLIANYEESLKITNKEATVCIPSTTDSIPVPKERKNLTGFERGLEPLKILGATDASGQLMFLMKWKGCDHADLVSAKLANIRYPQKVIKFYEERLTWYDGSEDGHGNGDSVNLASFSGGLGSARASGSVQDTAPDNVSNIGGGDEEEPETARPAGTINQVETAKPEESYGLNNGQLDAVD